In the Colletotrichum lupini chromosome 1, complete sequence genome, one interval contains:
- a CDS encoding methyltransferase domain-containing protein: MAETTDNVPANSTDDSLASLRSSILDYRRENGRTYHRVSDGIKGAKRVLDVGTGTGIWALDYADAHPEASVIGVDLSPIQPVYVPPNCRFEIDDLEKEWTWTELFDFIFIRSMVGSFKSWPDAIKQAYDNLEPGGYLEIQDNEFPIFCDDGSMPADSQVLRWTQLIVEATDIVGKSMAVAPTFKQLLEDAGFEDVQGRQEKWPISPWQQKDPKQRELGICSRAGTMEGLEPICMALFTRVLGWTREEVFVFCAGVRDELKQQKVHGYFNAYAAWGRKPEKKEGEEEASYHVPNDEVLGVDLSPIQPELNLEPGGYLEMQDNGFPLLCTDGTMPDDSLIYKWSQLLVESTGLIGQPLDDAPKFKQMLEDAGFEDVHERKEIWPIGPWPEEGTKEHELGMWCQSITMESLEALSLALFTRVLGWSRARTLVFCAGAREELKQQNIHAYFDVSLLDIEPEIDDGASSIDGSREQDRLGKQAERRVGLLSQAHLLPDLTHNLWLLTWDNKLCNCPKNAGAKRVLDIGTGTGVWALDYVVDFPQVLGVDLSPIQPGFVPPNCSFEVDDVEKEWLWSEPFDLIFVRNMIASFSDWPGMIAKAYERLEPGGYLELQDNMFPLMCRDDTMTDDFKPFEWTKLVMEAAATMGRPVNVAASFKQMLEDAGFVDVEEKKAIWPYNPWPKDSKLKELGLWAQASAGSGIEAASMALFTRVLNWTKEEATVFIAEVRNEHKKIGVHAYYDVYAAWGRKPEKKDEEAVVPS, translated from the exons ATGGCCGAAACTACAGACAACGTTCCAGCTAAT TCTACCGATGATTCCCTGGCTTCTCTACGGTCGAGTATCCTCGACTATCGGAGGGAAAATGGACGCACGTATCACAGAGTCAGTGATGGGA TCAAGGGCGCCAAGCGAGTCCTGGACGTTGGAACCGGGACGGGCATCTGGGCCCTCGATTATG CGGACGCTCACCCCGAAGCAAGC GTTATCGGTGTTGATTTGAGCCCTATTCAACCCGTCTA CGTTCCGCCCAATTGCCGCTTCGAAATCGATGATCTCGAGAAGGAATGGACTTGGACAGAGCTATTCGACTTCATATTCATCAGATCAATGGTTGGAAGTTTCAAAAGCTGGCCCGACGCTATCAAGCAAGCCTACGA CAACTTGGAACCAGGAGGGTATCTTGAGATCCAAGACAATGAGTTTCCCATCTTCTGTGATGATGGTTCCATGCCCGCAGATTCCCAAGTCTTGAGGTGGACCCAGCTCATTGTCGAGGCCACGGACATCGTGGGTAAATCAATGGCTGTTGCACCCACCTTCAAGCAGTTGCTCGAGGATGCCGGGTTTGAAGATGTTCAGGGACGCCAAGAGAAATGGCCCATTAGCCCATGGCAGCAGAAGGATCCGAAACAGAGGGAGTTGGGAATCTGCTCCCGAGCCGGTACCATGGAAGGCCTTGAGCCGATTTGCATGGCCTTGTTCACGCGCGTGCTTGGCTGGACTCGAGAAGAGGTCTTCGTATTCTGCGCTGGGGTTAGGGATGAATTGAAACAGCAGAAAGTCCACGGCTACTTCAATGC ATATGCTGCTTGGGGCCGGAAGcccgagaagaaggagggggaggaggaggcta GCTATCACGTTCCCAACGACGAG GTCTTGGGTGTTGACCTGAGCCCTATACAGCCTGAATT GAATCTTGAACCCGGTGGATACCTGGAAATGCAGGATAATGGCTTCCCTTTGCTTTGTACCGACGGGACTATGCCAGATGATTCATTGATATACAAGTGGTCTCAGTTGCTCGTTGAAAGCACCGGATTGATTGGACAGCCACTTGATGACGCCCCGAAATTCAAGCAGATGCTCGAGGACGCTGGGTTCGAAGACGTGCATGAGAGGAAGGAGATATGGCCGATTGGGCCGTGGCCCGAAGAGGGCACCAAAGAACATGAATTGGGCATGTGGTGCCAGTCTATCACTATGGAAAGCCTGGAAGCCCTCTCGCTTGCTCTATTTACTCGCGTTCTGGGATGGTCGCGGGCGCGGACGTTGGTGTTCTGCGCTGGAGCTCGAGAGGAGTTGAAGCAGCAAAACATCCACGCCTATTTCGATGT TTCCTTGCTCGACATT GAACCCGAGATCGACGATGGTGCATCCTCCATCGATGGGTCG CGAGAGCAAGACAGACTTGGTAAGCAAGCCGAACGCCGCGTGGGCCTGTTGAGTCAAGCTCATCTGTTGCCAGATCTCACCCATAACCTGTGGCTACTTACATGGGATAACAAACTTTGCAACTGCCCCAAGAACGCTGGTGCCAAGCGAGTGCTAGACATCGGTACTGGGACTGGCGTCTGGGCCCTAGACTATG TCGTTGACTTTCCCCAGGTGCTTGGTGTTGACCTTAGCCCGATTCAACCCGGCTT CGTACCTCCAAATTGCTCATTTGAGGTTGACGATGTCGAGAAAGAGTGGCTCTGGTCGGAGCCGTTTGACCTCATCTTTGTCAGAAACATGATTGCGAGCTTTTCTGATTGGCCGGGAATGATCGCCAAGGCCTATGA GCGTCTCGAGCCAGGCGGTTATCTTGAGCTCCAAGACAACATGTTTCCACTCATGTGCCGAGACGACACGATGACGGACGACTTCAAGCCCTTCGAGTGGACGAAGTTGGTCATGGAGGCAGCTGCAACGATGGGTCGTCCGGTCAACGTCGCTGCCAGCTTCAAGCAGATGTTGGAGGACGCAGGCTTTGTCGATgtcgaggagaagaaggccatCTGGCCTTACAACCCCTGGCCTAAGGACTCGAAGCTCAAGGAGTTAGGCTTGTGGGCTCAAGCATCTGCCGGCTCGGGAATTGAAGCAGCCTCTATGGCTCTCTTCACTCGCGTCCTGAACTGGACTAAGGAGGAGGCGACGGTCTTCATTGCTGAGGTGAGGAACGAACACAAAAAGATTGGAGTTCATGCATACTACGACGT GTATGCTGCTTGGGGTCGGAAGCCAGAGAAAAAGGATGAGGAAGCTGTAGTGCCTTCTTAA
- a CDS encoding sucrase/ferredoxin domain-containing protein yields the protein MFSPRAIFRFIYGSFYFVLCFLLALLLLVTPGDTIYQAYSNNQPYNIWIIAAALVLTTLIVSFIYATRLYLNKTILASIPKPWVPIEKGDVNKKVHEMITADLKRSAAIAYDARPRIETNLLGGDMEEVLVEKQNSGGSAARKRFQLPTLKKPATTEKETGIALPPRRPVWGEIEHYGWSSPNSLDLPDLQYSTVLSELPNLIEAKALTLAPPDPTSFSQPPMLDADAVALLQRPLPMSLRDYLGHLAELGVISLNATTADFLSTYEHARFSTRAISNAQFRELMHLFAAILRGMRPLDPAVLGPLDEPSEGSESDIDNDAPMATNPTTPRSLSRSATQSTQGSYTRRAPTVNARNSSANTWAQYRTAPATPLGTLRGAISRSSSMNSFAQTRPAYGPNHSSSSVSLRSRASGSSASGSVIRLATRTDSTDLPYILSLRETRAS from the coding sequence ATGTTCTCCCCACGAGCGATATTCCGTTTTATCTACGGAAGTTTCTACTTCGTCCTATGCTTCCTCCTcgcccttctcctcctcgtcaCCCCCGGCGACACCATATACCAGGCCTATTCGAACAACCAGCCATATAACATATGGATCATTGCCGCCGCTCTGGTCCTCACCACTTTAATCGTATCCTTCATCTACGCGACGCGACTGTATCTCAACAAGACGATCCTCGCATCAATACCGAAGCCATGGGTTCCTATCGAGAAGGGCGACGTGAACAAGAAGGTTCACGAAATGATCACAGCCGACCTGAAGCGCAGCGCAGCCATTGCCTATGACGCAAGGCCGCGCATTGAGACGAATTTGTTGGGTGGCGATATGGAGGAGGTACTGGTCGAAAAGCAGAACTCTGGCGGTAGCGCGGCAAGGAAACGCTTTCAGCTACCGACCTTGAAAAAGCCGGCAACAACAGAAAAGGAGACTGGCATTGCGCTACCTCCTCGAAGGCCGGTTTGGGGCGAAATCGAACACTACGGCTGGTCATCACCCAACTCACTAGACCTCCCGGATCTACAGTACAGCACCGTCCTCTCCGAGCTCCCGAACCTCATCGAAGCAAAGGCCCTGACACTGGCGCCTCCCGATCCGACCTCTTTCAGTCAACCACCGATGCTCGATGCCGATGCGGTGGCCTTGCTGCAGCGCCCATTACCCATGAGTCTGCGCGACTACCTTGGCCACCTTGCTGAGCTGGGGGTAATTTCGCTTAATGCGACGACCGCCGATTTCCTCTCCACCTACGAACATGCGCGCTTCTCTACGCGGGCTATTTCGAACGCCCAATTTCGCGAATTGATGCATTTGTTTGCTGCGATACTGCGCGGCATGCGACCGCTAGATCCGGCAGTCCTCGGTCCCTTGGACGAGCCCAGCGAAGGCTCAGAAAGCGACATCGACAATGATGCGCCCATGGCCACAAATCCTACCACTCCACGCAGCTTATCCCGGTCTGCGACACAGAGCACACAAGGCTCTTATACTAGGAGAGCGCCGACCGTCAACGCGCGCAACTCCTCTGCAAATACGTGGGCTCAATATCGCACCGCGCCGGCTACCCCACTGGGTACATTAAGAGGAGCCATATCGAGATCCTCCAGCATGAATAGCTTCGCCCAGACTCGGCCGGCGTATGGTCCGAACCATTCGTCATCTAGTGTCAGTTTGCGGTCGAGGGCATCAGGAAGTTCCGCTTCGGGCTCCGTCATTAGACTCGCGACGCGGACGGACTCGACTGATCTGCCCTACATCCTCTCTCTGCGGGAGACCAGGGCCTCGTGA